The following proteins are encoded in a genomic region of Periophthalmus magnuspinnatus isolate fPerMag1 chromosome 23, fPerMag1.2.pri, whole genome shotgun sequence:
- the LOC117391471 gene encoding spindlin-Z, which translates to MKSALGDKDTADAGHTGVSVNMMKKKNPHKKHKGSVGGAKAVSPARRDMVGCRIQHVWKDGATHAVWKGTVLDQVPVNPSLYLIKYDGFDCVYGLELHKDERVQGLEVLPDRLAKSRLTDVSLADAMIGKAVEHMFETEEGPKEEWRGMVLARAPIMTSWFYITYEKDPVLYMYQLLDDYKEGDLRIMPDNNEGGPVEREPGEVVDSLVGKQVEYAKEDGGKRTGMVIHQVEAKPSVYFIKFDDDFLIYVYDLVKTS; encoded by the exons ATGAAGAGTGCACTGGGAGACAAAGACACTGCTGATGCAG gacatacaggtgtgtctgtaaatatgatgaagaagaagaatccCCACAA GAAGCACAAAGGCAGCGTTGGGGGAGCCAAGGCTGTGTCACCTGCACGGAGGGACATGGTGGGCTGCCGCATTCAGCACGTGTGGAAAGATGGAGCCACTCATGCTGTGTGGAAGGGCACTGTACTGGACCAG GTGCCAGTGAACCCCTCCCTCTACCTGATCAAATATGACGGCTTCGACTGTGTCTACGGCCTGGAGCTACATAAGGACGAGCGTGTGCAGGGACTTGAGGTGCTGCCGGACAGATTGG CCAAGTCGCGGCTGACGGACGTGAGTCTGGCCGACGCGATGATTGGGAAAGCAGTGGAACACATGTTTGAAACGGAGGAGGGGCCcaaggaggagtggagagggaTGGTCCTGGCCCGCGCGCCCATCATGACCTCCTGGTTCTACATCACCTATGAAAAGGACCCTGTCCTCTACATGTACCAGCTCCTGGACGACTACAAGGAGGGAGACCTGCGCATCATGCCAGACAACA ATGAGGGCGGACCAGTGGAGCGCGAGCCCGGGGAGGTGGTGGACAGTCTGGTGGGGAAGCAGGTGGAGTACGCCAAAGAGGATGGAGGCAAGCGCACGGGCATGGTCATCCACCAGGTGGAGGCTAAGCCCTCCGTGTACTTCATCAAGTTTGACGATGACTTCCTCATCTACGTCTACGACCTCGTCAAGACATCATAA
- the LOC117391383 gene encoding protein bicaudal D homolog 1-like, with amino-acid sequence MAAGGAACGGDTSEHCRTDVERLTRELAEANREKIRAAECGLVVLEENQSLKQRCADLEAEQEALRLELEQLQEAFSQAYSTQRRVAQDSESNEESLLQESASKEAYYMSRLLELQLELKEQRASAASSQAERQQLRETVHELQEVKSQVLELQRGRLTEEFQEGKHREARLLQDYSELEEEYISLQKLVATLKQNQVEFEGLKHELKVVEEEVEVLQGQLQDALRLRELSEGQLEEALEALKNEREQKRLLRRELLHHLSMCDVAYTGSAHLLFTSAPPSGAGTPNTLLSPSSEDANRCNGLLLSGSGAGAASLHCSSGSSTLHSEMNLTEIQRLRQQLLTVEQEKAALLKSLQESEAQLIHTQGALTEQHEWALHLSQKVSALHCSQHEETHCDIPQLHQEAHSSKDLLHQEACGSKLLLDEEDNAGASSELRLDSFSAQGFSQQTLQFKYRMAVNEVAELKAELRCLKDKMSQSEERSEDRQRHGQLQKLEKNCQDAQEKISRLELELKAASLLASEREGTLTATQEELLTLSEELAQLYHHVCLCNDETPTTVMLDYYRQGKGLRGLSATLKAMSTDNSKVLLTPRLARRLMAASAGSHRESCSPLGSPFKEPLSREEGHASASSGSSSSSSSSSPAPDPPAELRREPNIQHLSALIKEQVKYLQRAVECSQQLSKQGAAARELTPLIDKDKEACLEELLKLKSLLSTKREQIATLRLVLKANKQTAESALTNLKSKYEAEKSLVTDTMSKLRNELKALKEDAATFSSLRAMFATRCDEYVSQLDEMQRQLAAAEDEKKTLNSLLRMAIHQKLALTQRLEDLAFDQEQSRRSRGSRLGGGKPAPKVSPPPISQQPSSALTPGSCPPSGLKSPTPVLPDCVSSTPPPSPATASTDLPPALETPASPCSPLSAPVRPASSQWTVGVRTFVLDSHSFGVSRSPGVPRSSLSRPYDSDRQVPSVPYHPPTSGHRRSTWTPPLRARPLYTVGHSSALYSGPSYSHSTHYTPLYPRAYGSYRPRH; translated from the exons ATGGCTGCGGGGGGAGCAGCATGTGGTGGCGACACTTCGGAGCACTGTCGGACCGACGTGGAGCGTTTGACCCGGGAGCTCGCGGAGGCCAACCGCGAGAAGATCCGGGCGGCAGAGTGTGGACTGGTTGTTCTGGAGGAAAACCAGAGTTTGAAGCAGCGATGCGCGGATCTGGAGGCCGAGCAGGAGGCGCTGAGACTGGAGCTGGAACAGCTACAGGAG GCCTTCAGCCAGGCCTACTCCACCCAGCGTAGAGTGGCCCAGGACAGTGAGAGCAACGAGGAGAGCTTGCTGCAGGAGTCTGCCTCCAAAGAAGCCTACTACATGAGCCGCCTGCTGGAGCTACAGCTGGAGCTCAAGGAGCAGAGGGCCAGTGCAGCCAGCAGCCAGGCTGAGAGGCAGCAGCTGAGGGAGACTGTGCACGAGCTCCAAGAGGTA AAGAGCCAGGTACTAGAGTTGCAGCGGGGACGGCTTACAGAGGAGTTCCAGGAGGGAAAGCACCGAGAGGCCAGACTCCTGCAGGACTACagtgagctggaggaggagtaCATCTCACTGCAGAAACTAGTGGCCACGCTCAAACAAAATCAG GTGGAGTTTGAGGGCCTGAAACATGAGCTgaaggtggtggaggaggaggtggaggtgctgcAGGGCCAACTGCAGGATGCGCTAAGACTGAGGGAGCTCTCTGAGGGTCAGCTGGAGGAGGCACTGGAAGCCCTGAAAAATGAGAGGGAGCAGAAGAGGCTCCTCCGCAGGGAGCTGCTGCACCACCTCAGCATGTGTGATGTGGCCTACACCGGCTCAGCGCACCTCCTATTCACTTCTGCCCCCCCGAGTGGAGCTGGCACACCCAACACCCTGCTGTCCCCCTCCTCTGAGGACGCCAACAG GTGTAACGGGCTTCTTCTGAGTGGGTCGGGGGCTGGTGCAGCTTCTCTGCATTGCTCCAGCGGCTCCTCCACACTCCACTCGGAGATGAACCTCACAGAGATCCAGAGACTGAGACAACAGCTGCTCACG gtggagcaggagaaggCAGCTCTTCTGAAGAGCTTACAGGAATCTGAGGCCCAGCTCATACACACGCAGGGGGCCCTGACGGAGCAGCATGAGTGggctctccatctctctcagaAAGTGAGTGCTCTGCACTGCTCTCAGCATGAGGAGACGCACTGTGATATACCGCAGCTGCATCAGGAGGCCCACAGCAGCAAAGATTTGCTGCACCAGGAGGCCTGCGGCAGCAAGCTCCTCCTGGACGAAGAGGACAATGCAGGTGCTAGTTCTGAGCTAAGGTTGGACTCATTCAGTGCACAGGGGTTTTCCCAGCAGACCCTGCAGTTCAAATATCGCATGGCAGTGAATGAGGTGGCGGAACTGAAGGCTGAGCTAAGATGCTTAAAGGACAAAATGTCTCAGAGTGAGGAGAGGTCTGAGGACAGGCAAAGACATGGTCAGCTCCAGAAACTCGAGAAGAACTGTCAGGATGCACAGGAGAAG ATTTCCCGAttggagctggagctgaaggcGGCGTCTTTGTTGGCCAGTGAGCGAGAAGGGACTCTTACTGCGACTCAGGAGGAGCTGTTGACACTGAGTGAGGAGCTGGCCCAGCTCTACCACCATGTGTGCCTATGCAACGATGAGACGCCCACCACCGTCATGCTTGACTACTACAG ACAGGGCAAGGGTCTGCGAGGTCTGAGTGCCACTCTCAAAGCCATGTCTACAGACAACAGTAAAGTTCTGCTTACACCGCGCCTTGCTCGGCGGCTCATGGCAGCATCTGCAGGTAGTCATCGGGAGTCCTGCAGCCCTCTAGGGTCCCCCTTTAAAGAGCCCCTATCCAGGGAGGAGGGCCATGCCTCAGCCAGCAGTGGATCCtcatcatcctcttcctcctcatcaccTGCTCCAGACCCTCCTGCAGAGCTGCGCCGAGAGCCCAACATCCAGCACCTTAGCGCCCTTATCAAAGAGCAG GTGAAGTACCTCCAGCGCGCAGTGGAATGCTCTCAGCAGCTGTCAAAGCAGGGGGCTGCGGCTCGGGAACTGACCCCACTCATCGACAAAGACAAGGAGGCCTGCCTGGAGGAGCTGCTCAAGCTCAAGTCTCTGCTCAGCACCAAGAGGGAGCAGATCGCTACACTCCGACTGGTGCTAAAGGCTAACAAGCAG ACTGCAGAGAGTGCTTTGACAAACCTGAAAAGTAAATATGAAGCAGAGAAGTCTTTAGTGACAGACACCATGTCTAAGCTGAGAAACGAGCTGAAAGCCCTCAAAGAAGACGCAGCCACCTTCTCCTCACTCAGAGCCATGTTTGCCACCAG GTGTGATGAGTATGTGTCCCAGTTGGATGAGATGCAGAGACAGCTGGCAGCGGCGGAGGACGAGAAGAAGACGCTGAACTCCCTGCTGAGGATGGCCATTCATCAGAAGCTGGCTCTGACACAGCGCCTGGAGGACTTGGCTTTTGACCAGGAGCAGAGCCGGCGCTCTCGGGGGTCCAGACTGGGCGGTGGCAAACCTGCCCCTAAAGTGAGCCCCCCACCCATATCCCAGCAACCATCCTCAGCTTTGACTCCAGGCAGCTGTCCGCCTTCTGGCCTTAAGAGTCCCACACCAGTGCTCCCAGACTGTGTGTCCAGTACCCCCCCTCCTAGTCCTGCTACAGCCTCCACTGACCTGCCTCCAGCCCTGGAGACCCCCGCATCCCCCTGCAgccccctgtctgcccctgtcagACCCGCCTCCTCCCAATGGACTGTAGGTGTACGGACTTTTGTGCTCGACTCTCATAGTTTCGGTGTCAGTAGGTCTCCTGGGGTCCCACGCAGCTCTTTGTCCAGGCCGTACGACTCAGACAGGCAAGTTCCCTCAGTGCCCTACCACCCCCCCACCTCAGGGCACCGCCGGTCCACATGGACCCCTCCATTACGAGCCCGGCCTCTCTACACTGTGGGTCATTCCTCTGCACTCTACAGTGGTCCCTCCTACAGTCACTCAACTCACTACACCCCCCTGTACCCCAGGGCTTATGGCTCCTATCGGCCCAGACACTAA